A part of Chanos chanos chromosome 9, fChaCha1.1, whole genome shotgun sequence genomic DNA contains:
- the ctxn1 gene encoding cortexin-1, which translates to MSDVPTLDYELLSPGPSLSGAPSSPPLVGDAEQKTAFAFVGLLMLFLVFLLVRCFRILLDPYSRMPASSWTDHKEGLERGQFDYALV; encoded by the coding sequence ATGAGTGATGTCCCCACGCTGGACTACGAGCTGCTCTCCCCGGGCCCCTCGCTCTCTGGCGCCCCCTCCAGTCCGCCGCTGGTCGGCGACGCCGAGCAGAAGACCGCGTTCGCCTTCGTGGGACTCCTAATGCTGTTCCTGGTGTTCCTGCTGGTTCGTTGCTTCCGGATCCTTCTGGACCCTTACAGCCGGATGCCTGCGTCTTCATGGACCGACCACAAGGAGGGGCTGGAGAGGGGACAGTTTGACTACGCGCTGGTGTAA